Proteins co-encoded in one Bacillota bacterium genomic window:
- a CDS encoding corrinoid protein has product MDKTEIYATIARHVIDGDSNATVDSCLKALDAGLEPLEIINDGLSAGINKVGELFGAGEYFLPELIVSADAMKAGAAVVNDALLAQGKAKEPVGKVVIGSVKDDEHDIGKNIVASLLTAHGFLVTDLGTNVPQSVFVEKAREMKPDIVGLSALLTTTMPNQKSTIEALEEAGLRRSLKVIIGGAPVTAKWAESIGADAYARDAVDAVEKAKSLVGGDSR; this is encoded by the coding sequence ATGGACAAGACGGAGATCTATGCAACCATAGCGAGACACGTGATCGACGGGGATTCGAACGCCACCGTGGATTCGTGCCTGAAGGCGCTCGACGCCGGCCTCGAGCCGCTGGAGATAATCAACGACGGGCTGTCGGCAGGGATCAACAAGGTCGGCGAGCTTTTCGGGGCCGGGGAATACTTCCTGCCCGAGTTGATCGTTAGTGCCGACGCCATGAAGGCCGGGGCGGCCGTGGTCAACGACGCGCTACTGGCTCAGGGCAAAGCAAAGGAGCCGGTGGGCAAGGTGGTCATCGGCTCTGTAAAGGACGACGAGCACGACATAGGCAAGAACATCGTGGCGTCGCTGCTCACCGCGCACGGCTTCCTCGTGACCGACCTCGGGACAAACGTCCCGCAGAGCGTCTTCGTGGAAAAAGCGCGGGAGATGAAGCCCGACATCGTCGGGCTTTCGGCGCTCCTCACCACGACGATGCCCAACCAGAAGTCCACCATAGAGGCGCTCGAGGAGGCCGGCCTGCGGCGGTCTCTGAAGGTCATCATCGGGGGCGCTCCTGTGACGGCGAAGTGGGCGGAGTCGATAGGGGCGGACGCGTACGCGAGGGACGCGGTGGACGCTGTTGAGAAGGCGAAGAGCCTGGTGGGGGGTGACTCCAGGTGA